The Chroicocephalus ridibundus chromosome 3, bChrRid1.1, whole genome shotgun sequence genome has a segment encoding these proteins:
- the LOC134513731 gene encoding E3 ubiquitin-protein ligase RNF19B-like isoform X2, translated as MEQPTRVPGSLRLLGFFGRRPQAIGGEKSPELEPEEPEETHVVLPLGEGGELVECPLCLLPQPPEAFPTLASCAHRSCRACLEQYLRIAVGESRVPVACPHCPAALQPTDVHRLLAEPALRDKYEEFLLRRLLVADPGTRWCPAPDCSYAVIAYGCAECPRLTCGREGCGTEFCYHCRQPWHPNGPCAPAPPAPSLANPAAQLIHPEDSAHAEAEDIKVCPRCSAFIMKINDGSCNRMNCAVCGCLFCWLCLQEISDVHFLSPSGCTFWGKRPWSRTRKILWQLGMVLGAPMVISLVAGIAVPVITIGIPIYMGRKVLGQSRRSSLSGCQQCFSVTSSVLLSLFVSPIITAVTVGVGVPLMLTYVYGVVVLSLCRSRWGCGGSRSPPGDLGVVELENLTKLNELWSVLPSPRGGEDGVPDTTTSFPSSSHSPRHGAVWKEQDSQSASTVALAGSMLSEGQDMSYREGINIEVEVSIEAAPRPGREQSLCSMLSGQSLSGDSLGGSSDRCSTVGIPAE; from the exons ATGGAGCAACCCACACGGGTGCCCGGATCCCTCCGCCTCCTGGGCTTCTTTGGGCGGAGGCCACAGGCCATCGGGGGGGAGAAGTCGCCAGAACTGGAGCCAGAGGAACCCGAGGAGACACACGTCGTGCTGCCCCTGGGCGAGGGCGGGGAGCTGGTGGAGTGTCCCCTgtgcctgctgccccagccccccgaGGCCTTCCCCACCCTGGCCTCTTGTGCCCACCGCTCGTGCCGGGCCTGCCTGGAGCAGTACCTGCGCATCGCCGTCGGCGAGAGCCGCGTGCCGGTGGCCTGTCCGCACTGCCCTGCCGCCCTCCAGCCCACCGATGTCCACCGCCTCCTGGCCGAGCCCGCCCTCCGCGACAAGTATGAGGAGTTCCTCCTGCGGCGGCTGCTGGTGGCCGACCCCGGCACCCGATGGTGTCCCGCACCCGACTGCAG CTACGCTGTCATCGCCTACGGCTGTGCCGAGTGTCCCCGCCTCACCTGCGGACGCGAGGGCTGTGGCACTGAGTTCTGCTACCACTGCCGGCAGCCCTGGCACCCCAATGGCCCCTGCGCGCCAGCGCCGCCGGCCCCCAGCCTTGCCAACCCCGCAGCACAGCTAATCCATCCGGAGGACTCGGCCCacg CTGAGGCCGAGGACATCAAAGTCTGTCCCCGCTGCAGTGCCTTCATCATGAAGATCAACGACGGGAGCTGCAACCGCATGAACTGCGCAGTTTGTGGCTGCCTCTTCtgctggctctgcctgcaggagatCTCCGACGTGCATTTCCTGAG cccctctgGCTGCACCTTCTGGGGGAAGAGGCCTTGGTCACGGACACGGAAGATCCTGTGGCAGCTGGGCATGGTGCTGGGGGCACCCATGGTGATCTCCCTCGTCGCGGGCATCGCTGTCCCTGTCATTACCATTGGGATCCCCATCTACATGGGTAGGAAG GTGCTGGGCCAGAGCCGGAGGAGCAGCCTGTCGGGGTGCCAGCAGTGCTTTTCTGTCACCAGCAGcgtcctcctctctctctttgtgtCCCCCATCATCACAGCTGTCACCGTGG GAGTCGGCGTGCCCCTGATGCTCACCTACGTCTACGGAGTGGTGGTGCTGTCGCTGTGTCGGAGCCgctgggggtgcgggggcagCCGCAGCCCACCTGGGGATCTCGGCGTGGTGGAGCTGGAGAACCTGACCAAGC TGAATGAGCTGTGGTCggtgctgcccagccccagggggggTGAGGACGGGGTCCCGGACACaaccacctccttccccagcagcagccataGCCCACGGCACGGGGCTGTGTGGAAGGAGCAGGACAGCCAGTCAGCCAGCACGGTGGCCCTCGCAGGGAGCATGCTGAGCGAGGGCCAGGACATGTCCTACAg GGAAGGCATCAACATCGAGGTGGAGGTGTCGATCGAGGCAGCGCCGCGTCCTGGCCGGGAGCAGAGCCTGTGCAGCATGCTGTCAGGGCAGAGTCTCTCCGGGGACTCCCTGGGAGGCAGCAGTGACCGGTGCAGCACTGTGGGCATCCCTGCGGAGTGA
- the LOC134513731 gene encoding E3 ubiquitin-protein ligase RNF19B-like isoform X3 has translation MEQPTRVPGSLRLLGFFGRRPQAIGGEKSPELEPEEPEETHVVLPLGEGGELVECPLCLLPQPPEAFPTLASCAHRSCRACLEQYLRIAVGESRVPVACPHCPAALQPTDVHRLLAEPALRDKYEEFLLRRLLVADPGTRWCPAPDCSYAVIAYGCAECPRLTCGREGCGTEFCYHCRQPWHPNGPCAPAPPAPSLANPAAQLIHPEDSAHAEAEDIKVCPRCSAFIMKINDGSCNRMNCAVCGCLFCWLCLQEISDVHFLSPSGCTFWGKRPWSRTRKILWQLGMVLGAPMVISLVAGIAVPVITIGIPIYMGRKVLGQSRRSSLSGCQQCFSVTSSVLLSLFVSPIITAVTVGVGVPLMLTYVYGVVVLSLCRSRWGCGGSRSPPGDLGVVELENLTKPAIAHGTGLCGRSRTASQPARWPSQGAC, from the exons ATGGAGCAACCCACACGGGTGCCCGGATCCCTCCGCCTCCTGGGCTTCTTTGGGCGGAGGCCACAGGCCATCGGGGGGGAGAAGTCGCCAGAACTGGAGCCAGAGGAACCCGAGGAGACACACGTCGTGCTGCCCCTGGGCGAGGGCGGGGAGCTGGTGGAGTGTCCCCTgtgcctgctgccccagccccccgaGGCCTTCCCCACCCTGGCCTCTTGTGCCCACCGCTCGTGCCGGGCCTGCCTGGAGCAGTACCTGCGCATCGCCGTCGGCGAGAGCCGCGTGCCGGTGGCCTGTCCGCACTGCCCTGCCGCCCTCCAGCCCACCGATGTCCACCGCCTCCTGGCCGAGCCCGCCCTCCGCGACAAGTATGAGGAGTTCCTCCTGCGGCGGCTGCTGGTGGCCGACCCCGGCACCCGATGGTGTCCCGCACCCGACTGCAG CTACGCTGTCATCGCCTACGGCTGTGCCGAGTGTCCCCGCCTCACCTGCGGACGCGAGGGCTGTGGCACTGAGTTCTGCTACCACTGCCGGCAGCCCTGGCACCCCAATGGCCCCTGCGCGCCAGCGCCGCCGGCCCCCAGCCTTGCCAACCCCGCAGCACAGCTAATCCATCCGGAGGACTCGGCCCacg CTGAGGCCGAGGACATCAAAGTCTGTCCCCGCTGCAGTGCCTTCATCATGAAGATCAACGACGGGAGCTGCAACCGCATGAACTGCGCAGTTTGTGGCTGCCTCTTCtgctggctctgcctgcaggagatCTCCGACGTGCATTTCCTGAG cccctctgGCTGCACCTTCTGGGGGAAGAGGCCTTGGTCACGGACACGGAAGATCCTGTGGCAGCTGGGCATGGTGCTGGGGGCACCCATGGTGATCTCCCTCGTCGCGGGCATCGCTGTCCCTGTCATTACCATTGGGATCCCCATCTACATGGGTAGGAAG GTGCTGGGCCAGAGCCGGAGGAGCAGCCTGTCGGGGTGCCAGCAGTGCTTTTCTGTCACCAGCAGcgtcctcctctctctctttgtgtCCCCCATCATCACAGCTGTCACCGTGG GAGTCGGCGTGCCCCTGATGCTCACCTACGTCTACGGAGTGGTGGTGCTGTCGCTGTGTCGGAGCCgctgggggtgcgggggcagCCGCAGCCCACCTGGGGATCTCGGCGTGGTGGAGCTGGAGAACCTGACCAAGC cagccataGCCCACGGCACGGGGCTGTGTGGAAGGAGCAGGACAGCCAGTCAGCCAGCACGGTGGCCCTCGCAGGGAGCATGCTGA
- the LOC134513731 gene encoding E3 ubiquitin-protein ligase RNF19B-like isoform X1 gives MEQPTRVPGSLRLLGFFGRRPQAIGGEKSPELEPEEPEETHVVLPLGEGGELVECPLCLLPQPPEAFPTLASCAHRSCRACLEQYLRIAVGESRVPVACPHCPAALQPTDVHRLLAEPALRDKYEEFLLRRLLVADPGTRWCPAPDCSYAVIAYGCAECPRLTCGREGCGTEFCYHCRQPWHPNGPCAPAPPAPSLANPAAQLIHPEDSAHAEAEDIKVCPRCSAFIMKINDGSCNRMNCAVCGCLFCWLCLQEISDVHFLSPSGCTFWGKRPWSRTRKILWQLGMVLGAPMVISLVAGIAVPVITIGIPIYMGRKVLGQSRRSSLSGCQQCFSVTSSVLLSLFVSPIITAVTVGVGVPLMLTYVYGVVVLSLCRSRWGCGGSRSPPGDLGVVELENLTKRESCTAVCPPSRTLHRAAGAPVLPGVSVAVTSPEPGAPCGHVSVLPGVVPHTPLPARGLHAGVLGEAGAAQSSLGPAESPVGRSAPHSARERSLQTGCSVPSLPLPVNELWSVLPSPRGGEDGVPDTTTSFPSSSHSPRHGAVWKEQDSQSASTVALAGSMLSEGQDMSYREGINIEVEVSIEAAPRPGREQSLCSMLSGQSLSGDSLGGSSDRCSTVGIPAE, from the exons ATGGAGCAACCCACACGGGTGCCCGGATCCCTCCGCCTCCTGGGCTTCTTTGGGCGGAGGCCACAGGCCATCGGGGGGGAGAAGTCGCCAGAACTGGAGCCAGAGGAACCCGAGGAGACACACGTCGTGCTGCCCCTGGGCGAGGGCGGGGAGCTGGTGGAGTGTCCCCTgtgcctgctgccccagccccccgaGGCCTTCCCCACCCTGGCCTCTTGTGCCCACCGCTCGTGCCGGGCCTGCCTGGAGCAGTACCTGCGCATCGCCGTCGGCGAGAGCCGCGTGCCGGTGGCCTGTCCGCACTGCCCTGCCGCCCTCCAGCCCACCGATGTCCACCGCCTCCTGGCCGAGCCCGCCCTCCGCGACAAGTATGAGGAGTTCCTCCTGCGGCGGCTGCTGGTGGCCGACCCCGGCACCCGATGGTGTCCCGCACCCGACTGCAG CTACGCTGTCATCGCCTACGGCTGTGCCGAGTGTCCCCGCCTCACCTGCGGACGCGAGGGCTGTGGCACTGAGTTCTGCTACCACTGCCGGCAGCCCTGGCACCCCAATGGCCCCTGCGCGCCAGCGCCGCCGGCCCCCAGCCTTGCCAACCCCGCAGCACAGCTAATCCATCCGGAGGACTCGGCCCacg CTGAGGCCGAGGACATCAAAGTCTGTCCCCGCTGCAGTGCCTTCATCATGAAGATCAACGACGGGAGCTGCAACCGCATGAACTGCGCAGTTTGTGGCTGCCTCTTCtgctggctctgcctgcaggagatCTCCGACGTGCATTTCCTGAG cccctctgGCTGCACCTTCTGGGGGAAGAGGCCTTGGTCACGGACACGGAAGATCCTGTGGCAGCTGGGCATGGTGCTGGGGGCACCCATGGTGATCTCCCTCGTCGCGGGCATCGCTGTCCCTGTCATTACCATTGGGATCCCCATCTACATGGGTAGGAAG GTGCTGGGCCAGAGCCGGAGGAGCAGCCTGTCGGGGTGCCAGCAGTGCTTTTCTGTCACCAGCAGcgtcctcctctctctctttgtgtCCCCCATCATCACAGCTGTCACCGTGG GAGTCGGCGTGCCCCTGATGCTCACCTACGTCTACGGAGTGGTGGTGCTGTCGCTGTGTCGGAGCCgctgggggtgcgggggcagCCGCAGCCCACCTGGGGATCTCGGCGTGGTGGAGCTGGAGAACCTGACCAAGCGTGAGTCCTGCACTGCCGTCTGTCCACCATCCCGTACCCTCCATCGGGCCGCAGGGGCTCCGGTCCTGCCTGGCGTCTCAGTGGCTGTGACATCTCCAGAGCCAGGGGCTCCCTGTGGACACGTGTCGGTTCTGCCCGGGGTGGTACCACACACACCTCTCCCTGCGAGGGGGCTGCACGCTGGTGTCCTGGGGGAGGCGGGTGCTGCCCAGAGCAGTCTGGGACCTGCCGAGAGCCCGGTGGGCCGTTCTGCTCCCCACTCTGCCAGGGAGCGGTCCTTGCAGACAGGGTGCTCAGTGCCATCTCTCCCTCTGCCAGTGAATGAGCTGTGGTCggtgctgcccagccccagggggggTGAGGACGGGGTCCCGGACACaaccacctccttccccagcagcagccataGCCCACGGCACGGGGCTGTGTGGAAGGAGCAGGACAGCCAGTCAGCCAGCACGGTGGCCCTCGCAGGGAGCATGCTGAGCGAGGGCCAGGACATGTCCTACAg GGAAGGCATCAACATCGAGGTGGAGGTGTCGATCGAGGCAGCGCCGCGTCCTGGCCGGGAGCAGAGCCTGTGCAGCATGCTGTCAGGGCAGAGTCTCTCCGGGGACTCCCTGGGAGGCAGCAGTGACCGGTGCAGCACTGTGGGCATCCCTGCGGAGTGA